A single Gavia stellata isolate bGavSte3 unplaced genomic scaffold, bGavSte3.hap2 HAP2_SCAFFOLD_119, whole genome shotgun sequence DNA region contains:
- the LOC132320833 gene encoding reactive oxygen species modulator 1-like gives MPVTVGPYGQSQPSCFDRVKMGFMMGFAVGMAAGALFATFSCLRIGMRGRELMGGVGKTMMQSGGTFGTFMAIGMGIRC, from the coding sequence ATGCCTGTGACCGTGGGCCCGTACGGGCAATCACAGCCCAGCTGCTTTGACAGAGTAAAGATGGGTTTCATGATGGGCTTTGCAGTGGGTATGGCAGCAGGAGCGCTGTTTGCCACATTTTCCTGCCTCAGGATTGGCATGAGAGGACGAGAGCTGATGGGTGGAGTTGGCAAAACGATGATGCAAAGTGGGGGGACGTTTGGGACATTCATGGCTATTGGTATGGGAATCCGCTGCTAA